The following are encoded together in the Myxococcales bacterium genome:
- a CDS encoding cytochrome P450: MELGRDVFVALAAVAWADGEVAPEEAQALAQAARACGLSGADLEAVEESTRQRVEFDALAGLELDDDAKSFVYAIASWIARADGVIHDAEVEILAKLGDSLKLSADERNAAQVARTLAATGTPDLKNLALAIADCVEEPPPGTARTGEPLPPPPGSRGWPLIGETLAFVRDPFRFVKVRLEKHGRLFKTRIVGRDVAVITGPAACELWVDQTQLMRDGSMFDHIFGLFGGHSLPSMDGAPHRLRKAQVLAGFDRAALSSYMPGLQAAIERRLTGWAAEDEIRWVPELTQLAIEGIAGNMLGLGPGPELDQLAQDYGAVTRGVGAAPIDMPGTPLRKANQARDRLLVFLREQVAACRKGRDVGFTRILQAKAADGSQIDDDAAVLELHHIFLAGYIVFAELAAVVLRLDQNPELRQTLANEVREQAGAGEVNLETLHGMPLLSRVVDETKRITPMLPFIMAKAKRDISFAGHPSRRVSWSAWRCMRITCSPTFTRSRPVLIRSGLPRDARSTRDTPTRLLRKGRDRSRGTSAPARTTRPIS; the protein is encoded by the coding sequence ATGGAGCTGGGGCGAGACGTATTCGTGGCACTGGCAGCGGTCGCGTGGGCCGACGGGGAGGTCGCTCCGGAGGAGGCGCAGGCGCTCGCGCAAGCTGCGCGTGCGTGTGGGCTCTCGGGAGCCGATCTGGAGGCGGTCGAGGAGAGCACCCGGCAGCGGGTCGAGTTCGACGCCCTGGCCGGGCTCGAGCTCGACGACGACGCCAAGAGCTTCGTGTACGCCATCGCCTCTTGGATCGCGCGTGCGGACGGCGTGATCCACGACGCAGAGGTCGAGATCCTGGCCAAGCTGGGGGACTCACTGAAACTCAGCGCGGACGAGCGCAACGCGGCGCAGGTCGCGCGCACGCTGGCAGCAACCGGAACGCCAGACCTGAAGAACCTCGCGCTCGCCATCGCCGACTGCGTCGAGGAGCCGCCCCCGGGGACGGCTCGCACGGGCGAACCGCTGCCGCCACCGCCGGGCAGCCGCGGTTGGCCGCTGATTGGCGAGACCCTGGCCTTCGTCCGAGACCCGTTTCGCTTCGTCAAAGTCCGGCTGGAAAAACACGGGCGCCTGTTCAAGACGCGGATCGTGGGCCGCGACGTCGCCGTGATCACCGGCCCCGCGGCGTGCGAGCTGTGGGTGGATCAGACCCAGCTGATGCGCGACGGTTCGATGTTCGATCACATCTTTGGTTTGTTCGGCGGACACAGCTTGCCGTCCATGGACGGCGCGCCCCACAGGCTGCGAAAAGCGCAGGTCCTCGCCGGCTTCGACCGCGCCGCTCTGTCCAGCTACATGCCCGGACTGCAAGCCGCGATCGAACGCCGCCTGACCGGATGGGCCGCAGAAGACGAGATCCGCTGGGTCCCCGAGCTGACGCAGCTGGCCATCGAAGGCATCGCAGGCAACATGCTCGGGCTCGGCCCGGGACCCGAGCTCGATCAGCTCGCGCAAGACTACGGCGCCGTGACCCGCGGGGTGGGTGCCGCACCCATCGATATGCCCGGAACGCCGCTGCGCAAGGCCAATCAGGCTCGCGATCGCCTGCTGGTCTTCTTGCGCGAACAGGTCGCGGCCTGCCGCAAGGGCCGCGACGTCGGCTTCACCCGCATCCTGCAGGCGAAGGCAGCCGACGGCAGCCAAATCGATGATGACGCGGCGGTCTTGGAGCTGCACCACATCTTCCTCGCGGGCTACATCGTGTTCGCGGAGCTCGCGGCGGTCGTGCTCCGCCTGGACCAGAATCCCGAGCTGAGACAGACGCTCGCCAACGAGGTGCGCGAGCAAGCAGGGGCCGGCGAGGTCAACCTGGAGACGCTTCACGGCATGCCGCTGCTCAGCCGCGTCGTCGACGAGACCAAGCGCATCACTCCGATGTTGCCTTTCATCATGGCCAAGGCAAAACGCGACATCAGCTTCGCCGGCCACCCATCCCGGCGGGTTTCATGGTCTGCCTGGCGCTGCATGAGAATCACATGCTCGCCGACATTTACCCGGAGCCGACCCGTTTTGATCCGGAGCGGTTTGCCAAGGGACGCGCGGAGCACAAGAGACACACCCACGCGTTTGCTCCGCAAGGGCCGGGACCGCTCACGGGGCACAAGTGCCCCGGCACGGACTACGCGACCTATTTCATGA
- a CDS encoding DsbA family protein gives MSLKSLLMPIVAARLLSRERLLAKRSRAERKRKRRGEPHRIHYFHQVDDPYSALATAALPRLLARYDVELVPHLTGPPPDDAAPQQAMLVTHSRRDAAQLAEHVGLELADPGAQPAAESVRQATALLAEAIETGRFVDEAWAISRRLWSEPEALAATTSGADQRAETSVRRGTALRARLGHYLGATFHYGGEWYWGLDRLYHLEQRLQELGAARSGVDDLLFPPSKDLRTPTPLEPAPEIDFFFSLRSPYSAIVTPRIFELARLTGAKLRLRFVLPMVMRGLPVPRAKRRYIAEDAAREAFARGIPFGRVNDPVGRPVERGLSLMPLAERVGRGEDYLASFMRGVWAEGIDAGSDRGLRTLAERAGLEWRAALGALGDDGWRATAEANRQELFGLGHWGVPCFRIGETLVMGQDRLWAVGSLLGVGPGSARSHTVG, from the coding sequence ATGTCACTGAAGAGCCTGCTGATGCCCATCGTCGCGGCGCGGCTGTTGTCGCGGGAGCGACTGCTAGCGAAACGCTCACGCGCGGAGCGCAAACGCAAACGGCGCGGCGAACCGCACCGGATCCACTATTTTCACCAGGTCGATGATCCGTACAGCGCCCTGGCGACCGCGGCGCTCCCACGCCTGCTCGCCCGCTACGACGTGGAGCTCGTGCCGCACTTGACCGGTCCGCCGCCCGACGACGCCGCGCCCCAGCAAGCCATGCTCGTGACCCACAGCCGGCGCGATGCAGCGCAGCTCGCCGAGCACGTTGGGCTCGAGCTGGCCGACCCGGGCGCCCAGCCTGCGGCAGAGAGCGTGCGGCAGGCGACTGCGCTCTTGGCCGAGGCCATCGAAACCGGGCGTTTCGTCGACGAAGCTTGGGCGATCTCTCGACGACTCTGGAGCGAGCCCGAAGCACTCGCGGCGACGACCTCGGGCGCGGACCAGCGCGCCGAAACCAGCGTTCGGCGCGGGACCGCGCTCCGCGCGCGCTTGGGTCACTACCTCGGCGCCACCTTTCACTACGGCGGAGAGTGGTACTGGGGTCTCGATCGTCTGTACCACCTCGAGCAGCGACTGCAGGAGCTTGGGGCCGCGCGCTCGGGTGTCGACGATCTGCTCTTCCCGCCCAGCAAAGATTTGCGGACCCCTACCCCACTCGAACCGGCGCCCGAGATCGACTTCTTCTTTTCGCTGCGCAGCCCCTATTCCGCCATCGTGACGCCGAGGATCTTCGAGCTTGCCCGGCTCACCGGCGCGAAGCTCCGCCTGCGCTTCGTGCTCCCCATGGTGATGCGTGGGCTGCCCGTCCCGCGCGCGAAGCGCCGCTACATCGCGGAAGACGCGGCCCGCGAAGCCTTTGCGCGCGGCATCCCGTTTGGCCGCGTGAACGATCCCGTCGGGCGACCGGTGGAGCGAGGGTTGTCGCTGATGCCGCTGGCCGAGCGGGTCGGAAGGGGCGAGGACTACCTGGCGTCGTTCATGCGCGGCGTGTGGGCAGAGGGCATCGACGCGGGCAGTGACCGCGGGCTGCGCACGCTCGCGGAGCGGGCCGGATTGGAGTGGCGCGCGGCTCTCGGCGCCCTCGGAGACGACGGCTGGCGCGCGACCGCCGAGGCCAATCGCCAGGAGCTTTTTGGCCTGGGCCACTGGGGTGTGCCCTGCTTCCGGATCGGCGAGACGCTGGTGATGGGGCAGGACCGGCTGTGGGCGGTGGGATCCCTGCTCGGTGTGGGCCCGGGCTCCGCTCGGAGCCACACTGTCGGCTAG
- a CDS encoding mucoidy inhibitor MuiA family protein — translation MSRTESMRQLAWICLGGWLVMATGCARSAATAQSAASANRSGAAGTVDPSVPQASLVSADDPNAVSVPSAIRKVTVYSDRALVSREASVKLTTEPTVYAFKHLPGWVDDGSVRAAITNGRILDVRVGRSYLAQATGKSYRKAEADARVLASRLLALDDELKVLDAQTKQVDDIKAFSLDKLNKDVVAGSPPPAGSVVIPGSVGVSTYAAVVDFIATKMREIAKGRRAVQAEREKLAPAVEAAKHHLDDLRGLTQLEETRVFVTVQGTTPADGQLQLSYLLPGATWEASHELRATGSDATSVEVTSFAVVTQASGEDWDNAELTFSTQSSTAAVRIPELEALTLGAGRAASQTIERQSASFKRAEAAFKGQNRLWNTRVQSAGRSRSFEQSYQTNVEFLEVTQSKTVQIFQSLQQRGTTAQFKAMNTTKVRADGRSVRVPLGRANLKAKKAIVAAPEQSLNAAQTLEMLNDSGQSLLPGNVALYQGGAFLGMTSLDFVADGEQFAVFLSVADQLKISRVLDKKRSALVRKQRTQMQLAFVVTVENLSGKTMSLKLADRIPVSEDKDIVISGIKITPDVKPDGKGILRWPLTLQPKEKRKFEIQYQIEYPPTLVVEMRKSEAADASQNRPGSPAAAPAPRKAYDLRKDIEQLENAF, via the coding sequence ATGTCGAGAACCGAGAGCATGCGGCAACTGGCTTGGATTTGCCTTGGAGGATGGCTGGTGATGGCAACGGGCTGCGCTCGAAGCGCAGCGACCGCACAGTCCGCCGCCTCGGCCAATCGCTCGGGCGCAGCTGGCACGGTCGACCCCTCGGTCCCTCAGGCCAGTCTGGTGTCCGCGGACGACCCCAACGCGGTCTCCGTCCCGTCTGCGATCCGCAAGGTGACGGTCTACTCGGACCGAGCGCTCGTGTCCCGGGAAGCAAGCGTCAAGCTCACCACCGAACCAACCGTGTACGCGTTCAAACACCTGCCCGGCTGGGTCGACGATGGCTCCGTGCGCGCGGCCATCACCAACGGCCGCATCCTCGACGTGCGGGTCGGCAGGAGTTACCTCGCGCAGGCTACGGGCAAGAGCTACCGCAAGGCCGAGGCCGACGCTCGCGTACTGGCCAGCCGACTGCTCGCGCTCGATGACGAGCTCAAGGTGCTCGACGCTCAGACCAAACAGGTCGACGACATCAAGGCGTTCTCCCTCGACAAGCTCAACAAGGACGTGGTCGCGGGCAGCCCGCCGCCAGCCGGCAGCGTCGTGATCCCCGGCAGTGTCGGTGTCAGCACCTACGCGGCGGTCGTCGACTTCATCGCCACGAAGATGCGGGAGATCGCCAAGGGGCGGCGCGCAGTCCAGGCCGAGCGCGAGAAGCTCGCCCCGGCAGTCGAGGCCGCCAAACACCACCTCGACGATCTGCGCGGCTTGACCCAGCTCGAAGAGACGCGCGTGTTCGTGACCGTGCAAGGGACGACGCCCGCCGACGGCCAGCTCCAGCTCAGCTACTTGCTTCCTGGCGCAACCTGGGAGGCATCCCACGAGCTTCGCGCCACCGGCAGCGACGCCACATCGGTCGAGGTCACCTCGTTTGCGGTCGTCACCCAGGCGAGCGGCGAGGACTGGGACAACGCGGAGCTGACGTTCTCCACGCAGTCGTCCACCGCTGCCGTTCGCATCCCTGAGCTCGAGGCGCTCACGCTCGGCGCGGGTCGAGCCGCGAGCCAGACCATCGAGCGGCAATCGGCGTCGTTCAAGCGTGCCGAAGCCGCGTTCAAGGGGCAGAATCGTCTGTGGAACACCCGGGTGCAGAGCGCCGGACGAAGCCGCAGCTTCGAGCAGAGCTACCAGACGAACGTCGAGTTTCTGGAGGTGACCCAGAGCAAGACGGTGCAAATTTTCCAGAGCCTGCAGCAGCGCGGGACGACCGCGCAGTTCAAGGCCATGAACACCACGAAGGTGCGCGCAGATGGCCGCTCGGTCAGGGTGCCGCTCGGTCGCGCGAACCTGAAGGCCAAGAAGGCCATCGTCGCGGCTCCCGAGCAGTCCCTCAACGCAGCTCAGACTCTGGAGATGCTCAACGACAGCGGACAGTCGCTCTTGCCGGGCAACGTGGCCCTCTACCAGGGCGGCGCATTCCTGGGCATGACCAGCCTCGACTTCGTCGCGGACGGAGAACAATTCGCGGTCTTCCTGAGCGTGGCAGATCAGCTGAAGATCTCCCGGGTGCTCGACAAGAAGCGGAGTGCGCTGGTGCGCAAGCAGCGCACCCAGATGCAGCTCGCCTTCGTCGTCACGGTCGAGAACCTGTCCGGCAAGACCATGTCGCTGAAGCTCGCCGATCGCATTCCGGTGTCCGAGGACAAGGACATCGTGATCAGCGGCATCAAGATCACCCCGGACGTGAAGCCCGACGGGAAGGGCATCCTGCGCTGGCCGCTGACCCTCCAGCCGAAAGAGAAGCGAAAATTCGAGATCCAGTACCAGATCGAATACCCGCCCACCCTGGTGGTGGAGATGAGAAAGAGCGAGGCCGCCGACGCGAGCCAAAACCGCCCGGGTAGCCCCGCGGCAGCGCCTGCCCCGCGCAAAGCCTACGACCTCCGGAAGGACATCGAGCAGCTCGAGAACGCGTTCTGA